In the Gymnogyps californianus isolate 813 chromosome 3, ASM1813914v2, whole genome shotgun sequence genome, one interval contains:
- the PRR18 gene encoding LOW QUALITY PROTEIN: proline-rich protein 18 (The sequence of the model RefSeq protein was modified relative to this genomic sequence to represent the inferred CDS: deleted 1 base in 1 codon), with translation MSPPYPSFGSAVGRAGDARGTAAQRPLRARPGRLSPARTTSAGRTPVPARTPTPRRGRVFPGRAKGGKGGGLSRGKSRGCRRKRSPRPALPPPPPAGAPRPPLAMGLQPRRAAGPCPPAGRCAALPGARTAAAWARSEEPEGAAGRTASLPPILPAPTASPVAARAQPKKPPPAAAAPKKAAPRPAEEKAARKARGAPPEQAGPLSTSWPCSSLQRQPPRRPPAGRGARPQPAPPQPRGRPGAPGAGSRSCESLGGAPGEAALRFSLSLPPEAIRVLQRRSLERQRGQPAPSPGGRAAATPAPARRGARAGGGDLRALLKVSLLNDRHRYDDEEYEEEAEAAAGAAVDEGLVRKCTEWLRGVESAAGRDRPDRLETLPHLGTL, from the exons ATGAGCCCGCCGTACCCTTCCTTCGGGTCTGCTGTGGGACGGGCGGGAGACGCGCGGGGAACGGCGGCGCAGCGCCCGCTGCGGGCCCGACCCGGGCGGCTTAGCCCGGCGAGGACGACTAGCGCCGGGAGGACCCCCGTCCCCGCCCGCACGCCCACCCCGCGCCGGGGAAGGGTGTTCCCGGGGCGGGCGAAGGGCGGGAAGGGGGGCGGGTTATCGAGGGGGAAAAGCCGCGGCTGTCGGCGCAAACGGAGCCCACgccccgcgctgccgccgccgccgccggct gGGGCTCCTCGTCCGCCTCTCGccatggggctgcagccccggcgCGCAGCGGGACCCTGCCCGCCCGCGGGGAGATGCGCCGCCCTGCCCGGAGCGCGGACCGCGGCTGCCTGGGCCCGCAGCGAGGAGCCGGAGGGAGCTGCCGGCCGCACCGCGTCCCTGCCGCCCATCCTGCCGGCCCCCACCGCTTCCCCCGTCGCCGCCCGGGCGCAGCCCAAGAAGCCCccgcccgcggcggcggcccccaAGAAGGCAGCGCCTCGGCCCGCGGAGGAGAAGGCGGCGAGGAAGGCGCGGGGGGCGCCCCCGGAGCAGGCGGGCCCCCTCTCCAcctcctggccctgctcctccctgcagcGGCAGCCGCCGCGCAGGCCAccggccgggcggggggcgcggccccagcccgccccgccgcagccGCGGGGGCGCCCAGGGGCGCCGGGGGCGGGCAGCCGCTCCTGCGAGAGCCTCGGCGGGGCGCCGGGGGAGGCGGCGCTGCGCTTCTCGCTGAGCCTGCCGCCGGAGGCCATCCGGGTGCTGCAGCGCCGCAGCCTGGAGCGGCAGCGGGGGCagcccgccccctcccccggcgGCAGAGCGGCCGCgaccccggccccggcgcggcgcggcgcccgggcgggcggcggcgacTTGCGGGCCCTGCTGAAGGTTTCGCTGCTCAACGACAGGCACCGCTACGACGACGAGGAGTACGAGGAAgaggcggaggcggcggcgggggccgcggtGGACGAGGGGCTGGTGCGGAAGTGCACCGAGTGGCTGCGCGGCGTGGAGAGCGCGGCCGGCCGCGACCGCCCCGACAGGCTGGAGACGCTGCCGCACCTGGGCACCCTCTGA